A region of Paramormyrops kingsleyae isolate MSU_618 chromosome 17, PKINGS_0.4, whole genome shotgun sequence DNA encodes the following proteins:
- the LOC111861016 gene encoding uncharacterized protein isoform X1 — translation MKVCQKKALHSSGDQWYCSLQQPTEGQPSELKRKTELQGCGHGARPIREAWDVALARDWLDADENKEIRVYLLKNILPTLIPCLEKLLREAEARGEVARGSATEESEAAPQHSFNPLNFLAHNLMRTSPPPWSSCQIIHLCGAPYCHSAGPYYHLGLELTVQELQRSMGGERDGSSRVSQLQQQVKEHRLEEHSLHREAQGTAGPTAGTPDKEHPM, via the exons ATGAAGGTTTGCCAAAAGAAAG CTCTTCACTCTAGTGGAGACCAGTGGTACTGCAGCCTGCAGCAGCCAACTGAGGGACAGCCGTCGGAGCTGAAGAGGAAGACGGAGCTCCAGGGCTGTGGCCATGGAGCCAGACCAATCAGAGAGGCCTGGGATGTGGCACTCGCACGTGATTGGCTGGATGCTGATGAGAATAAAGAGATCAG GGTTTACCTGCTGAAAAACATTTTGCCAACACTGATTCCCTGCTTGGAGAAGCTTCTCAGAGAGGCAGAGGCAAGGGGGGAGGTAGCAAGAGGGAGCGCGACTGAGGAAAGCGAGGCAGCTCCCCAGCACAGCTTCAACCCTTTGAATTTCCTGGCCCATAACCTGATGAGGACCTCACCTCCTCCATGGAGCTCCTGCCAGATCATCCATCTCTGTGGCGCCCCCTATTGCCACTCGGCTGGACCCTATTACCACCTTGGTTTGGAGCTCACGGTGCAGGAGCTGCAGAGATCGATGGGTGGAGAGCGAGACGGCAG TTCCAGGGTATCGCAGCTACAGCAGCAGGTGAAGGAACACAGGCTGGAGGAGCACAGTCTGCACAGAGAAGCACAGGGAACAGCTGGACCGACAGCGGGGACACCTGACAAAGAGCACCCCATGTGA
- the LOC111861016 gene encoding uncharacterized protein isoform X2, whose product MAALHSSGDQWYCSLQQPTEGQPSELKRKTELQGCGHGARPIREAWDVALARDWLDADENKEIRVYLLKNILPTLIPCLEKLLREAEARGEVARGSATEESEAAPQHSFNPLNFLAHNLMRTSPPPWSSCQIIHLCGAPYCHSAGPYYHLGLELTVQELQRSMGGERDGSSRVSQLQQQVKEHRLEEHSLHREAQGTAGPTAGTPDKEHPM is encoded by the exons ATGGCAGCTCTTCACTCTAGTGGAGACCAGTGGTACTGCAGCCTGCAGCAGCCAACTGAGGGACAGCCGTCGGAGCTGAAGAGGAAGACGGAGCTCCAGGGCTGTGGCCATGGAGCCAGACCAATCAGAGAGGCCTGGGATGTGGCACTCGCACGTGATTGGCTGGATGCTGATGAGAATAAAGAGATCAG GGTTTACCTGCTGAAAAACATTTTGCCAACACTGATTCCCTGCTTGGAGAAGCTTCTCAGAGAGGCAGAGGCAAGGGGGGAGGTAGCAAGAGGGAGCGCGACTGAGGAAAGCGAGGCAGCTCCCCAGCACAGCTTCAACCCTTTGAATTTCCTGGCCCATAACCTGATGAGGACCTCACCTCCTCCATGGAGCTCCTGCCAGATCATCCATCTCTGTGGCGCCCCCTATTGCCACTCGGCTGGACCCTATTACCACCTTGGTTTGGAGCTCACGGTGCAGGAGCTGCAGAGATCGATGGGTGGAGAGCGAGACGGCAG TTCCAGGGTATCGCAGCTACAGCAGCAGGTGAAGGAACACAGGCTGGAGGAGCACAGTCTGCACAGAGAAGCACAGGGAACAGCTGGACCGACAGCGGGGACACCTGACAAAGAGCACCCCATGTGA